ACCGTCTTCTCGGGCTCCATCTTGCTGCGCTGCTGGTCGATGATCACCGGATCGAGCGTCTTGGCGAGGCGGATGTGCCCGCTATCGGGTTCGATCTCGCCGGTCAGCAGCTTGAGCAGCGTCGATTTGCCCGCGCCGTTCTTGCCGACGATGCCGATCCGGTCGCCGCGGGTGATCCGCAGCGTCAGGTCGTTGATGATCGTGCGGTCGCCATAGCCCTTTGTCACGCCCTTGGCGTCGATCACCACCTTGGTCTTGGAATTGTCGGCAGCGGTCGTCAGGTTCGCCGCGCCCGCGGGGCCGGTCATCGCCGCGCGCTCGGCACGCATTTCGTACAGCTTGGTCAGCCGCCCCTGATTGCGCTTGCGCCGCCCGGTCACCCCGCGTTGGAGCCAATGTTCCTCCAGCTTCAGTCGCGCGTCGAGCTTCTCGGCATTGCGCTGTTCGTCGGCATAGACCTGCTCGGTCCAGGCATCGAACCCGCCAAAGCCGATCTCGGCGCGACGCATCGAACCGCGATCGAGCCACAGGGTCTGCTTGGTCAGCCGCGTCAGGAAGGTACGGTCATGGCTGATGACGACGAACGCGCCACGATAACGGTTCAGCCATTCCTCGAGCCATTCGATCGCGTGGATGTCGAGATGATTGGTCGGCTCGTCGAGCAGCAGCACATCGGGATCCTGCGCCAGCGCGCGCGCGATGCCCGCACGCCGCCGTTCACCACCGCTCGCGGTCGCGGCCTCGCGGCTCAGGTCGATGCCGAGCTGGTCGGCGATCGATTCGGCCTCATGCCGCGCGGGCGCATCGTCGCCCGACAGCACATAGTCCATCAGCGTCAGGCAGCCGGTCATCCGCGGCTCCTGTTCGAGCGTGACGACGTTGGTGCCGGGCACGATGACCCGGCGACCCTCATCGGCCTCGACCTGGCCGCCGAGCAACTTGAGCAAGGTCGTCTTGCCCGCGCCGTTACGGCCGATCAGCGCGATGCGGTCGCGCCCGCCGATATGGATGTCGAGGTTGCGAAAGAGCCAACCCGAGCCTTGTACGAGGCCGAGATTTTCGAATG
The genomic region above belongs to Sphingomonas qomolangmaensis and contains:
- a CDS encoding ABC-F family ATP-binding cassette domain-containing protein; amino-acid sequence: MAAPLLAFENLGLVQGSGWLFRNLDIHIGGRDRIALIGRNGAGKTTLLKLLGGQVEADEGRRVIVPGTNVVTLEQEPRMTGCLTLMDYVLSGDDAPARHEAESIADQLGIDLSREAATASGGERRRAGIARALAQDPDVLLLDEPTNHLDIHAIEWLEEWLNRYRGAFVVISHDRTFLTRLTKQTLWLDRGSMRRAEIGFGGFDAWTEQVYADEQRNAEKLDARLKLEEHWLQRGVTGRRKRNQGRLTKLYEMRAERAAMTGPAGAANLTTAADNSKTKVVIDAKGVTKGYGDRTIINDLTLRITRGDRIGIVGKNGAGKSTLLKLLTGEIEPDSGHIRLAKTLDPVIIDQQRSKMEPEKTVREVVADGGEWIDVLGVRKHIHGYLKEFLFEPTMVEAKIGTLSGGERSRLLLAREFARPSNLMVLDEPTNDLDLETLDLLQEVIADYDGTVLIVSHDRDFLDRTVTMTIGLDGSGTVDMVVGGYADWEAKRKVRQVAAKKAGKASPDAPKSKPVKLSYKDQRDFELLPKRIEELEATIARDEERLADPELYARDHDGFDRLMATIARAREEKEAAEARWLALAEQVEALAAG